The proteins below come from a single Candidatus Omnitrophota bacterium genomic window:
- a CDS encoding phosphoenolpyruvate carboxykinase (GTP) has protein sequence SSKTNPNALRSVQKNTIFTNVVKGADGSVWWEGLDDKEPPQPAWDWKGQPWTPESGEKGAHPNSRFTAPASQCPSVSPEWENPKGVPISAIVFGGRRAKVTPLVAQALSWQHGVFMGATMASEKTAAAFGDIGLVRRDPMAMLPFCGYNMADYFQHWLSMEQKLSNPPGIFMVNWFRIDDNGKFIWPGFGENLRVLQWIIDRVQGKGEGVETVAGLVPEANAISSEGLNLAPGTMESLLSLSKSAWEEEAKGIEEHFKTFGDNLPGVLREEFEAMKDRLSKL, from the coding sequence CCAGTTCCAAGACCAATCCGAATGCGCTCAGGAGCGTTCAGAAAAACACTATTTTCACCAATGTGGTCAAGGGCGCCGACGGCTCTGTGTGGTGGGAAGGCCTGGACGACAAAGAACCGCCGCAGCCGGCCTGGGATTGGAAGGGCCAGCCTTGGACCCCGGAATCCGGTGAAAAGGGCGCGCATCCGAACAGCCGTTTTACAGCCCCGGCTTCGCAGTGCCCGAGCGTTTCTCCGGAGTGGGAAAACCCCAAGGGCGTGCCCATCAGCGCGATCGTCTTTGGCGGGCGCAGGGCCAAGGTCACGCCTTTGGTCGCTCAAGCCTTGAGCTGGCAGCACGGCGTATTTATGGGAGCGACCATGGCTTCCGAAAAGACCGCGGCTGCTTTCGGCGATATCGGTTTGGTGCGCCGGGACCCAATGGCCATGCTTCCCTTCTGCGGTTACAACATGGCAGACTATTTCCAGCATTGGCTCAGCATGGAACAGAAGCTCAGCAATCCGCCGGGTATCTTTATGGTGAACTGGTTCCGTATCGATGATAACGGCAAGTTCATCTGGCCCGGGTTTGGGGAGAATCTTCGTGTGTTGCAGTGGATCATTGATCGTGTGCAGGGCAAGGGCGAGGGTGTCGAGACCGTTGCCGGTCTGGTTCCTGAGGCAAATGCCATCAGCTCCGAGGGCTTGAACCTTGCGCCCGGCACTATGGAAAGCCTGCTTTCTCTGAGCAAGAGCGCGTGGGAGGAAGAAGCTAAGGGAATTGAAGAGCACTTCAAGACCTTTGGGGACAATCTGCCGGGAGTGTTAAGAGAAGAGTTCGAGGCAATGAAGGATCGACTGAGCAAGCTTTAG
- a CDS encoding DEAD/DEAH box helicase — protein MSFDNLDLPPELRQGLLDMRFTQATPIQLQSIPIAMEGRDMVGSSQTGSGKTAAFLIPIISRLMTVPGAGSRALILVPTRELAIQVEEQFLGLAYHTRLSIASVYGGVEMGLQERALKAGANVIVATPGRLLDHLRNHAADLSGIEILVLDEGDRMLDMGFLPDLERIFQKMPADRQSLLFSATFPSGVVGLISKLLKEPEYVKIGLDFTAAEGVRQFVCLVSDDKKRELLTELIRRHEMSMVLVFTRTKKDASSLWKFLKKHKVNADCMHSDLSQEQRLKALGDFRSGEARVLVATDIASRGLDVDNISHVINYNVPEDPESYVHRVGRTARYDAEGDAYTLVCPEEVSHLSAIEHLLGFQIERVRLDNFDYGKESQVSRPQKKFARPGRPFKGKFRPRRK, from the coding sequence ATGAGTTTTGATAATTTGGACCTTCCCCCTGAACTTCGCCAGGGCTTGTTGGATATGCGTTTCACCCAAGCCACCCCCATTCAACTTCAGTCCATTCCCATTGCGATGGAAGGCCGGGACATGGTCGGAAGTTCTCAAACCGGTTCCGGAAAGACCGCCGCCTTTCTCATCCCGATTATCTCCCGGTTGATGACCGTGCCTGGTGCGGGAAGCCGGGCCTTGATCCTGGTCCCGACTCGAGAGCTGGCCATTCAGGTGGAAGAGCAGTTCCTGGGCTTGGCCTATCACACCAGGCTTTCCATTGCTTCGGTTTACGGTGGAGTGGAAATGGGTTTGCAGGAGCGGGCGCTTAAGGCCGGGGCCAATGTGATTGTGGCCACCCCCGGAAGGCTTCTGGACCACCTGCGCAATCATGCGGCGGACCTGAGCGGGATCGAGATCCTAGTATTAGATGAAGGCGACCGTATGCTCGACATGGGGTTTTTGCCGGATTTGGAGCGCATCTTCCAAAAGATGCCGGCGGACCGGCAGAGTCTGCTTTTTTCCGCGACTTTTCCTTCGGGTGTTGTGGGGTTGATTTCAAAGCTCTTAAAGGAGCCTGAGTACGTCAAGATTGGTTTGGATTTTACTGCGGCGGAAGGGGTGCGGCAGTTTGTGTGCCTGGTCTCGGATGACAAAAAGCGGGAACTCTTAACGGAGCTTATCCGGCGCCATGAGATGTCGATGGTCCTGGTTTTTACGCGCACCAAGAAGGATGCTTCTTCTCTCTGGAAATTTTTAAAAAAACACAAGGTCAATGCGGATTGCATGCACAGTGATCTGAGCCAGGAACAACGCCTTAAGGCATTGGGGGATTTTCGAAGCGGTGAGGCCCGGGTCTTGGTGGCCACAGATATTGCATCCCGGGGATTGGATGTGGACAATATTTCTCACGTCATCAATTACAATGTGCCGGAGGATCCGGAAAGCTATGTGCACCGCGTGGGCCGCACTGCGCGCTATGACGCTGAGGGCGATGCTTATACATTGGTTTGCCCCGAGGAGGTCTCGCACCTAAGTGCGATTGAGCACCTTTTGGGCTTTCAGATTGAGCGGGTGCGCTTGGATAACTTTGACTATGGGAAGGAATCCCAGGTGTCCCGGCCCCAAAAAAAGTTTGCCAGGCCCGGGCGGCCTTTTAAGGGCAAGTTCCGGCCGAGGAGGAAGTAG
- a CDS encoding class I fructose-bisphosphate aldolase, producing MSTTTASTPKIRDTWEGQTVTPEVREILSWYGSDSPGTLTNLARMLNTGRIGGSGKLVILPVDQGFEHGPARSFAPNPPGYDPRYHFELALEAGCNAYAAPLGQLEAAARDFAGQIPTILKANNSDSLLSSNDPVPAVTASVDDALRLGCSAIGFTIYPGSSWRKEMYEEIRELAQDAKDAGLVVVIWSYPRGSSLSKEGETAMDVAAYAAQIACQLGAHIVKVKLPSDFLEQDAARKVYEKEKIQISDLAARVKHVVQSSFGGRRVVIFSGGPAKGKDAVLDEIRAIRDGGGFGSIMGRNAFQRPRKEAVALLQEVQDILVS from the coding sequence ATGAGTACCACCACCGCATCTACTCCCAAAATCCGGGACACCTGGGAAGGCCAGACCGTGACCCCTGAGGTGCGCGAAATCCTCAGTTGGTATGGATCTGACAGCCCGGGCACCCTCACCAACCTGGCCCGTATGCTCAACACCGGGCGTATTGGGGGTTCCGGCAAGTTAGTCATCCTGCCGGTGGACCAGGGCTTTGAGCATGGTCCGGCCCGCAGTTTCGCCCCGAATCCGCCGGGGTATGATCCGCGTTACCACTTTGAACTGGCGCTTGAAGCAGGTTGCAATGCCTATGCAGCGCCCTTGGGGCAGCTTGAAGCCGCGGCTCGCGATTTCGCCGGCCAGATTCCGACCATCCTTAAAGCCAACAACAGCGATAGCTTGCTTTCCAGCAATGATCCGGTTCCGGCCGTGACTGCCTCTGTCGACGATGCGCTTCGCTTGGGTTGTTCGGCCATTGGTTTCACCATCTACCCGGGCTCCAGCTGGCGCAAAGAGATGTACGAAGAAATTCGTGAGCTGGCCCAAGATGCCAAAGATGCCGGACTGGTCGTGGTCATCTGGTCCTATCCGCGCGGTTCCTCCCTGAGCAAGGAAGGCGAGACAGCCATGGATGTGGCAGCTTACGCCGCGCAGATTGCCTGCCAGTTGGGCGCGCACATTGTCAAGGTCAAGCTGCCCAGCGATTTTCTTGAGCAGGACGCAGCCCGCAAGGTCTACGAAAAGGAAAAGATTCAGATCTCCGATCTTGCAGCGCGTGTAAAGCATGTGGTGCAGAGCTCCTTTGGTGGCCGCCGTGTGGTGATTTTCTCCGGGGGTCCGGCCAAGGGTAAAGATGCGGTTCTCGATGAGATTAGGGCCATTCGCGATGGCGGCGGCTTTGGTTCCATTATGGGACGCAATGCGTTCCAGCGTCCGCGCAAGGAAGCCGTGGCCCTGCTGCAAGAGGTACAAGATATCCTTGTCAGTTAA
- a CDS encoding sugar kinase, translating into MPVVVVGSVALDTIETPFGKTENALGGSASYFSLAARFFCPAYLVAVVGEDMPADRLALLSQKNIKTEGLKQVPGKTFRWTGRYEEDLNTRETLDLQLNVFEEFEPEIPAGAQDCEYVFLGNIHPQLQAKVLDQFPQAKLVGCDTIDHWILNERQALLNLFSKVNLVVINDAEARMLAQTPNLKVAARWIRARGPEFVVIKKGEHGVLMYHHDEFFAAPAFLLDEVFDPTGAGDSFAGGLMGYLAQARALTPEVLRCGIVNGTVLASYCVEQFGVQRLVSLTDQEVEERFVQFHRLTQFGDRIRQSN; encoded by the coding sequence ATGCCGGTTGTTGTTGTGGGTTCTGTTGCACTAGATACCATCGAGACCCCTTTTGGTAAGACGGAGAACGCCCTGGGCGGCTCAGCCAGCTACTTCAGCCTGGCAGCGCGTTTTTTTTGTCCTGCCTATTTAGTGGCCGTGGTCGGGGAGGACATGCCCGCGGACCGCTTGGCGCTCCTCAGCCAGAAGAATATTAAGACAGAGGGGCTTAAGCAGGTGCCGGGCAAAACCTTTCGCTGGACCGGGCGGTATGAAGAAGATTTGAACACGCGCGAGACCTTGGACCTGCAGCTCAATGTGTTCGAAGAGTTTGAACCCGAAATCCCGGCCGGGGCCCAGGACTGTGAGTACGTATTCTTGGGCAACATCCATCCGCAACTGCAGGCAAAGGTTCTGGATCAGTTCCCACAGGCCAAGCTGGTGGGATGCGATACGATTGATCATTGGATTCTCAACGAGCGCCAAGCCCTTCTCAACCTCTTCTCCAAAGTGAACTTGGTGGTGATCAACGACGCGGAAGCGCGCATGCTTGCCCAGACCCCGAACCTAAAGGTGGCTGCCCGGTGGATTCGCGCAAGAGGGCCGGAGTTTGTAGTGATCAAAAAGGGGGAGCACGGAGTGCTCATGTATCACCACGACGAATTTTTTGCGGCACCTGCTTTTCTCCTGGATGAAGTCTTTGATCCAACGGGTGCAGGGGACTCCTTTGCCGGTGGTTTGATGGGTTATTTGGCTCAGGCTCGCGCGCTGACGCCCGAGGTTCTCAGGTGCGGAATCGTCAACGGCACGGTTTTGGCCTCCTATTGCGTCGAGCAATTCGGCGTGCAACGCCTGGTGAGTCTAACGGACCAGGAGGTTGAGGAGCGCTTTGTGCAGTTCCATCGCCTCACACAATTCGGGGACAGAATTCGTCAGTCCAACTGA